The sequence gtaccTGGTTTTAAACATTCGCCAATCTCCAACACACAGAAATCCCACTCTGcacctgaacttgccatgtttgcgactagtgctgactGTTGGAAAGTTACCAGACTATGCTCGGGTGGTAtccatgggagggggaggggggggggggactttcagggttcctcttcaaaatttcatatgtatgatatctgcacaatgttttgttcttgtgcaataaataattgaaagtgctcCTGGACTTCATGTACACCCTATATTTATAAATGCCTTTATAGCAAATACATCAATTGCCTATACAGACACTACAATGTTTGAATAATAAGTCAATGTGTCATGGGTGGTATGACTGCACAATCCATTGCAGAGTAAAGATATGCGGCAGCCCAAGACTCTAATGTCAACTTTTATCATTGGCGAGTTAGCTCACAAGTTGCATGTGTTGATATTTTTCGGCAAATAGAAGATTGTAGTATTTGACAGCACAGTTATCTTTGGGCAGATGTTAATTTATTTGACAAAAGTTGTGAAATAAGTAGACTAATGTGGAATTTCATAAATATATTCCATCTGAGAAGAGACAGTGTGGCCCTAAGAAATACAAGCAAATATAACACACAGATATGTCCTACCCACCCTACTCATCTATTGGTACTGCTAACAACCCTGTTTCCAAAGCACCCATGTAAAGCTGCTGTTAATGTGTCTTCCAACTATGTGCAGTCATGATATTATGGTTTTTCCTTCAGTATGTTGGCTGCTGCTGTATTCTGCACTAATGACAGGTCTATCCGTTTCAGGTGCCACGCGCCAACCAACATGTTCCCATCAGCGCAAAGTCCACAATTTCCGCAGGCTCATTCATTTGGTAATGCAAGTTTGACGTCGGCATCCACGGTGCCATTGTCACCTGTTGTGGAAGGTACAGTATGTCAACCACCAATGATCACCGCAAGCAGGTGCAATAATGTGTCAGCTGCAGGCATTACAAGATTTGAGAAAGAAAAAGTTGTTTACACCTGGACAGTTACGGGCATAAAGAACTGGCCCGAGGACGTGAGCAGCATAGCATCTACTTCTTTCCGTCACCCAAATTCGAGCGAGTGGTGCATGGTGCTGTCGAAGAAAGGCAACGAGTTGCATCTCTGTTTCTGGTTGAAAGTAAGCAAGGAACCTGCAAAAGCAAACCTGAAAGCTACACTTTCTTTAGGTGGAGACGAGAAACGCGAAGTGTATCCGCCGTTATACTGTACACTTAAAGGGGGTGAGAAGTCAGCACCAAAGTCTATCAGTGACACCTTTCCCACTACAGATGGTTACAGGAATGTGGGTGACAGTTTGACATTCGAGTGCGAGGTGGAGATTATGTGCATTGTGTGGGACGAGTTGCCAAGTGCTTCTGCTCTGGAGACTGAGCCCGGCCTCGCTAGAGACTTCGGTAACTTGTTGGAGTCCCAAGATTTTTCAGACTTCATTCTGCAAGCTGGAGATGTCAAATTCAAAGCGCACAAGGCAGTGCTGTCCACCCGCAGCCCTGTCTTTGCCAGAATGTTGCAGCAGGATATGAAGGAAGCACAAGAAAACTGCGTCTACATCGAGGGCGTGGAACCGGGTGTGGTGGCAGAGGCACTGCGTTACATGTATACAGGCCGCGCGCCGGCACTGTGCAATATGGCCCGGGGCTTGCTGGTGTTTGCAGACCGTTACGACCTGTGTGAGCTAAAGAGCCAGTGCGAGGTGGAGCTGGCGAGGCGCCTCACCATAGACAATGCCGCCAATTCTGCAGTCTTTGCTGTGGTCAACTCATGTGATGCTCTACTCAAGGCTTCTGTAGCTTTCATAAAGCGGCATATTGAGGAGGTGATGGGCACTACAGGCTGGAAGAATGCCCTCCACAGCGACCCTGACTCTGTCGAAAAGATCAGTCAACTCATCGCAGCTCGTTCCCAGAGGTAACTATCAGTGTAACAGTCAGTACTTACTTTGTATGTACTGGTGCTTAGTAAGTCAACTATTTTAATTGGTATCATAGTGGCTGGTTCATTCTTGTCTATCCAGCTACAATTTTTGAATCGGTCAATAAATGGCACATGATCAGTCCCTGATCACATGTACCATAGACGACATTATACTCAATCTTTATCACTTTTTTGTATAAACTTAACAGTTACACAAATCAGAAGTAATCTTTCAGATAACAAAATGTGACACACATATTAGAGGTGTCCCAAAAATATTGTGACAAACTTCTAATGGAGCTGGGTCATGTTGTGAGGATTGAGAATCATATAGCAACCTGTGGCCACAGATGTCAGTGGTAACTGGTAGCAGAAGTCCAATATTGGAAAGGAAATGACTCACCGGGAAGATGTATCTGGCATAATGAGTACACATGGTTTACAATATGAACATGGCTCAAAATGTTAAAACAGGTGTTCGAAGTTTGCACCACACATGCCAGACAGACGGAGCATTGACTGCTAGACATACTTAACACACCAGGAGTTTCTTTAGTTGTAGCAGCTGTATAGACAATCATTTTGGGAAGAGATCCATTTCAGACTCCACAGGATCGCAATAGATGAGAGATTTCATAGCTCCCCAAAAGAGGTACAAATACTGGAATTAATCTGAGAAGCCTGGGCCAAGGGAACTGGTCCACCATGCCCAATCCATTCATGTGGGACTCACCTATTCAGATAACTACACGAATTACCATCTAAAATTAGCAGGCATCATATTGGAGCCCACATGCTGCACCTCATATTTGCAGGTACATCTTTAAGCAAGCTGCAAAGAACCAGTTCTAGAAAGATATTACACTTCACTTCGGTCTAGTGGGATGGTAAAAGGTACTGCCCAACTAAGCAGTTGCTAAATGAACTTGCCCACACAGTAAGTGTGAAGCGATATTGCGCCACCTGGTGCCATACATTGTGAGGTTTGTTTTCTGCCCACAAATTCTGATTGTAGTATATTGAATACACTATCTTCAGCGAATGTGGCCTCATTAGTGAACAACACGTAAGCTGGGAAATTCACATTTCTTCCACTTTGTGCCAGAAACCACTGGTCAAAACGCATAAGCGCGGGGCGGTCATCAGCATTCAATAACTGCACCCCTTGGAGATGAAAGGCATGTAAGGACTCAGTGTTAAAAACATGCTGGACACTACCAAGAGACATTATTAAGTCCGAGGTAATGGCATGAATGTTGACATTTTGATCAGACACACTTTCGACCTCAATGACTGACTGGACCGATTTTGGCCAGCTCTCACTAGCCCTGCCGCTACTTAATGACTCTTAGTCACAGAAAGCTCAATGCAAATGAGCAAAGAAATTGTGCTGCAGTTCATGTCTGTCTGGTATATGTTCTCAATAAATGCATCCGGAAGCTCTTCCATTGTGCTCATCTATTCCACACACTAAGTGCAGGCCTGCGAGCTCCCCGTTTGTGTAATGGTCGTGCTGTTCGTATACTGGCTAGCTCTCCAGTGAGGAAATTTCACATTCCGCTCCAGTACTCCCGGGTACAGCACCACCTAGCGGTGTATGACAATGTTTGCAGACACAGAGGTCTATGCACTTATGAGTCCTTATGTTGTCAGTCACCTCACTTAGAGTTTGTCATGACattgctgggacaccctgtatacagggtgttacaaaaaggtatggctaaactttcaggaaaagttcctcacacacaaagaaagtaagTATGTTATgtagacacgtgtccggaaacacttactttccatgttggagctcattttattacttctcttcgaatcacattaatcatggaatggaaacatacagcaacagaacgtaccagcgtgacttcaaacactttctactttgttacaggaaatgttcaaaatgttctccgttagcgaggatacatgcatccaccctccgtcgcatggaatccctgatgcgctgatgcagccctggagaatggcgtattgtatcacaaccgtccacaatacgagcacaaagagtctctacatttggtaccggggttgcgtagacaagagctttcaaatgcccccataaatgaaagtcaagagggttggggtcaggagagcgtggaggccatggaattggtccgcctctaccaatccatcagtcaccgaatctgttgttgagaagcgtacgaacacttcgactgaaatgtgcaggagctccatcgtgcatgaaccacatgttgtgtcgtacttgcaaaggcacatgttctagcaccagagGTAGAGTaccccgcatgaaatcatgataacgtgctccattgagcgtaggtggaagaacatggggtccaatcaagacatcaccaacaatgattgcccaaacgttcacagaaaatctgttttgatgacgtgattgcacatttgcatgcagattcttgtcagcccacacatgttgattgtgaaaatttacaatttgatcacgttggaatgaaacctcatccgtaaagcgaacatttgcactgaaatgaggattgacacattgttcgatgaaccattcgcagaagtgtacccgtggaggccaatcagctgctgatagtgcctgcacacgctatacatggtacggaaacaactggttctcccgtagcactctccatacagtgacatggtcaacgttacattgtacagcaacaacttctctgatgctgacattagggttatcgtcaactgcacaaagaattgcctcgtccattgcaggtgtccttgtcattctaggtcttccccagttgcgagtcataggctggaatgttccgtgctccctaagacggcgatcagttgcttcgaacgtcttcctgtcgggacacctgtgttctggaaatttgtctcgatacaaacgtaccgcaccacggctattgtcccgcactaatccatacatcaaatgggcatctgccaactccgtatttgtaaacattgcactgacgttcgtgatgaacactaacctgttgatgctacgtactgatgtgcttgatgctagtactgtagagcaatgagtcacatgtcaacacaagcaccgaagtcaacattaccttccttcagttgggccaactggcggtgaattgaggaagtacagtacatactgacaaaactaaaatgagccttaacatggaaattaagcgtttccgggcacatgtccacaaaacatcttttctgtatttgtgtgtgaggaatgtttcctgaaagtttggccgtacctttttgtaacgccctgtataaaaGTGAGACATCCATAATTACGCCATCAATACACAATATTGTGTCAGAAGTCTTAGTGTAAAAGTCTAGCATGGTGTTCTTGCACACTCCGGGTTTTGGGAAGGTGCTATGGATTGATGCCATCTTAATATGATATGTCTTGCATATATAAATGCTTTGTAATATGTATGATAACTATTTCACTTTTGTGTTTTTTATCTGACAGATTCTGATGGTGACTTAAAGCTGAAACTCGTAAAATtcgaatttttttgtaattaaaaaaaggaCCAAAACAGTGTATAACAAGTCTGAATTAGTCAGTTTTACATTTTGACTGCATGTACATTTCTCTTTTAATATATGCACTTTTAACATCAATGTGTAAAACAGTTGCTCTACATTTACTTGTTCCCACAGTTGCTTGTTCCTCCCTTGTTTTCATTTGTGATGAGCTAGCCTCagtactctgcagaccactgtgagatGCGTGGTGTAGGGTACATACCAttgtttattagggtttctttctagTCCATTCACTTCTGGatcatgagaagaatgattgtctgaacgcctctgtgtgtgcagtaattattgtaattttatcctcacaatccctgtgtCAGTGATAGGTAATAGATTGCAGTGTCATATTTACTTGAATAGTCTCCGCATGTTTTTTCCCCATATTTAAGGATGAGAAACTGGGATGCGTAGATCATTCGAAATGAGGTTGCTACTGATCCATCCCCAACAATAGATCCAATTATATTATTGCATTGTTGAAGCCTCAGTCTGTGACGCACCGGTAGCATGTTAGAAGTGAAGTATTAACAATGTCTTCAAACTttcaaacttgttaattatggctacaAGTTCTCATTATCACTTGTACAGtgctaaagaaaaactgaaaattattgaagaagcagAGACCATTGGAAATTGTGCAGTGGGAAGAAAGTACAATGTGAGCGAGAGGTGTATTCACGACTGGTGAAAAAACAAAAACACGGCTTCAAGAaactaacagtcatctgtgggcatTTCACGGCCAAGAAGCAAAGCATCCAGACCTCGAAAAAGGCTCTGATATTATGTAGACGAGAAGCGACAGTACAGATGTACAGTGATGAGTGAAATGTGCCAACATAAAGCATTGGCTTTAGCCAAAGAACTACGCATTATCAGTTTCAAAGCTAGCTGGGGCTGGCTATCAAGATTTTTCAGCCGAAATGGATTAAGATTCCGGAGGAAAACTACCATTGACCAGTGGCTTCCAGGCAATTACCAgggaaaaaaaagttcattttcatCATTACATGATAAATCTGCGATGCGAACAGTCCTGTATATTATTGCGAACTGGTAATGCTGATCAAATGCCAGTTTATTCTGAGATGCCGCCCAAGAACACCGTGAACAGGGAAGAAGAGTCCTGCATCATTATACAGATTGGCAGCAGTGAGAAGCAAAGGTGAACAATGATGTTGTGTGTAACTGGTGATGGATGAAAGCTACCACATTACatgatatttaaaaagaaaattattccgAAAATATGAGTGAAAAGCATATTAGGGAGAGTGAATCCGAAAGCGTGGATGGACAATGACCTCGTGACTGACTGGGCGACACATGTTTGGCAACATTGTCCTGGTGCCCTACTAAATTTACGTGACATGTTGGTCGTGGCCAGCTTCCGCAACCATAAAACTAAGGAAGTTCGAGATGAATTACAAAAAGGGGAAACAGACTTGGGCATTATCCCTGGAGGCGTAACTTCCATCCTACAACAACTAGATGTGTGTATAAATCTGCACTTAAACAGTGATATACGCAATCGATGGCAGGTGAAAAATGCAGTACACACGAAGTGGAAAAATCAAAAGGCTTGATTTGTCCCAGATTTTCGAGTGGGTGAAAAGTACATGGGACTCAATTCCACAACCagagttgttgtt is a genomic window of Schistocerca gregaria isolate iqSchGreg1 chromosome 9, iqSchGreg1.2, whole genome shotgun sequence containing:
- the LOC126291941 gene encoding speckle-type POZ protein-like isoform X1 → MSQEQRTLRRAVRQSIRFRCHAPTNMFPSAQSPQFPQAHSFGNASLTSASTVPLSPVVEGTVCQPPMITASRCNNVSAAGITRFEKEKVVYTWTVTGIKNWPEDVSSIASTSFRHPNSSEWCMVLSKKGNELHLCFWLKVSKEPAKANLKATLSLGGDEKREVYPPLYCTLKGGEKSAPKSISDTFPTTDGYRNVGDSLTFECEVEIMCIVWDELPSASALETEPGLARDFGNLLESQDFSDFILQAGDVKFKAHKAVLSTRSPVFARMLQQDMKEAQENCVYIEGVEPGVVAEALRYMYTGRAPALCNMARGLLVFADRYDLCELKSQCEVELARRLTIDNAANSAVFAVVNSCDALLKASVAFIKRHIEEVMGTTGWKNALHSDPDSVEKISQLIAARSQSKSDDDSAKKNVIGKPSDGIHWN
- the LOC126291941 gene encoding speckle-type POZ protein-like isoform X2 → MSQEQRTLRRAVRQCHAPTNMFPSAQSPQFPQAHSFGNASLTSASTVPLSPVVEGTVCQPPMITASRCNNVSAAGITRFEKEKVVYTWTVTGIKNWPEDVSSIASTSFRHPNSSEWCMVLSKKGNELHLCFWLKVSKEPAKANLKATLSLGGDEKREVYPPLYCTLKGGEKSAPKSISDTFPTTDGYRNVGDSLTFECEVEIMCIVWDELPSASALETEPGLARDFGNLLESQDFSDFILQAGDVKFKAHKAVLSTRSPVFARMLQQDMKEAQENCVYIEGVEPGVVAEALRYMYTGRAPALCNMARGLLVFADRYDLCELKSQCEVELARRLTIDNAANSAVFAVVNSCDALLKASVAFIKRHIEEVMGTTGWKNALHSDPDSVEKISQLIAARSQSKSDDDSAKKNVIGKPSDGIHWN
- the LOC126291941 gene encoding speckle-type POZ protein-like isoform X3; translation: MFPSAQSPQFPQAHSFGNASLTSASTVPLSPVVEGTVCQPPMITASRCNNVSAAGITRFEKEKVVYTWTVTGIKNWPEDVSSIASTSFRHPNSSEWCMVLSKKGNELHLCFWLKVSKEPAKANLKATLSLGGDEKREVYPPLYCTLKGGEKSAPKSISDTFPTTDGYRNVGDSLTFECEVEIMCIVWDELPSASALETEPGLARDFGNLLESQDFSDFILQAGDVKFKAHKAVLSTRSPVFARMLQQDMKEAQENCVYIEGVEPGVVAEALRYMYTGRAPALCNMARGLLVFADRYDLCELKSQCEVELARRLTIDNAANSAVFAVVNSCDALLKASVAFIKRHIEEVMGTTGWKNALHSDPDSVEKISQLIAARSQSKSDDDSAKKNVIGKPSDGIHWN